A part of Micromonospora chersina genomic DNA contains:
- a CDS encoding 3-hydroxyacyl-CoA dehydrogenase family protein: MAGRLAVVGAGLMGSGIAQVAAQAGWQVTLRDLDDAATRRGVDGIRKSLQKFAEKGKIEASEVEATLARITPTTELEAAADADIVVEAVFEKIEIKHEVFRALDKICKSDAVLATNTSAIPVTQIATATERPESVVGTHFFSPVPMMKLCELVRGYKTSDAALATAKAFAEEIGKTVVVVNRDIAGFVTTRLICALAMEAVKLVEAGVISAEDLDTACKLGFGHAMGPLATVDLTGVDVLLNATRNIYTDTADEKFFPPELLQRMATAGDLGRKTGQGFYSY; the protein is encoded by the coding sequence ATGGCGGGTCGACTCGCGGTCGTCGGTGCCGGGTTGATGGGCTCGGGCATCGCCCAGGTGGCGGCGCAGGCGGGCTGGCAGGTGACGCTGCGCGACCTGGACGACGCGGCCACCAGGCGGGGCGTCGACGGCATCCGGAAGTCGCTTCAGAAGTTCGCCGAGAAGGGGAAGATCGAGGCGTCCGAGGTCGAGGCGACCCTGGCCCGGATCACGCCGACCACGGAGCTGGAAGCGGCGGCCGACGCGGACATCGTCGTCGAGGCGGTCTTCGAGAAGATCGAGATCAAGCACGAGGTGTTCCGCGCGCTGGACAAGATCTGCAAGTCGGACGCGGTGCTGGCCACCAACACCTCGGCCATCCCGGTCACCCAGATCGCCACCGCCACCGAGCGCCCGGAGTCGGTCGTCGGCACCCACTTCTTCTCGCCGGTGCCCATGATGAAGCTCTGCGAGCTGGTCCGCGGCTACAAGACCAGCGACGCGGCCCTGGCCACGGCGAAGGCGTTCGCCGAGGAGATCGGCAAGACGGTCGTGGTGGTCAACCGGGACATCGCCGGCTTCGTCACGACCCGGCTGATCTGCGCCCTCGCCATGGAGGCGGTCAAGCTGGTCGAGGCCGGCGTGATCTCCGCCGAGGACCTGGACACCGCCTGCAAGCTGGGCTTCGGCCACGCCATGGGCCCGCTGGCCACTGTCGACCTGACCGGCGTGGACGTGCTGCTCAACGCCACCCGGAACATCTACACCGACACCGCCGACGAGAAGTTCTTCCCGCCGGAGTTGCTCCAGCGCATGGCGACGGCCGGCGACCTGGGTCGCAAGACCGGCCAGGGCTTCTACAGCTACTGA
- the atpA gene encoding F0F1 ATP synthase subunit alpha gives MAELTISTEEIRGALERYVSSYTADVSREEVGTVADAGDGIAHVEGLPSTMTNELLEFEDGTLGVALNLDVREIGVVVLGDFAGIEEGQRVKRTERVLSVPVGDAFLGRVVNALGEPIDGLGDIASEGYRELELQAPNVMSRQSVFEPLQTGIKAVDAMTPIGRGQRQLIIGDRKTGKTTVALDAILNQRDNWRSGDPKKQVRCIYVAVGQKASTIASIKGTLEEAGAMEYTTIVASPASDPAGFKYLAPYTGSSIGQHWMYGGKHVLIVFDDLSKQAEAYRAVSLLLRRPPGREAYPGDVFYLHSRLLERCAKLSDELGGGSMTGLPIIETKANDISAFIPTNVISITDGQIFLETDLFNQGVRPAINVGTSVSRVGGAAQVKPMRKVAGSLRLNLAQYRELEAFAAFASDLDRASRAQLDRGSRLVELLKQPNYSPYPVQEQVVSVWAGTEGKLDDIPVGEVRRFESEFLQYLRHKHEGVLAGIADNKWDDDIIASLDSAITEFKKVFLGKEDEHRINEPAAQPLEGEENRETVTRFRDGSTDRPAES, from the coding sequence ATGGCCGAGCTGACCATCTCGACGGAGGAGATCCGCGGCGCCCTGGAGCGCTACGTCTCCTCCTACACGGCCGACGTCTCCCGCGAGGAGGTCGGCACCGTCGCCGACGCCGGCGACGGCATCGCCCACGTCGAGGGTCTTCCCTCGACCATGACCAACGAGCTCCTGGAGTTCGAGGACGGCACGCTCGGCGTGGCCCTGAACCTCGACGTCCGGGAGATCGGTGTCGTCGTCCTCGGTGACTTCGCCGGGATCGAAGAGGGTCAGCGCGTCAAGCGCACCGAGCGGGTTCTCTCCGTGCCGGTCGGCGACGCGTTCCTCGGCCGCGTGGTCAACGCGCTCGGCGAGCCGATCGACGGCCTCGGCGACATCGCCAGCGAGGGCTACCGCGAGCTGGAGCTCCAGGCCCCGAACGTGATGTCCCGGCAGTCGGTCTTCGAGCCGCTGCAGACCGGTATCAAGGCCGTCGACGCCATGACCCCGATCGGCCGGGGCCAGCGCCAGCTGATCATCGGCGACCGGAAGACCGGCAAGACCACTGTCGCCCTGGACGCCATCCTCAACCAGCGGGACAACTGGCGCTCCGGCGACCCGAAGAAGCAGGTCCGCTGCATCTACGTCGCCGTCGGCCAGAAGGCCTCCACCATCGCCTCGATCAAGGGGACGCTGGAGGAGGCCGGCGCGATGGAGTACACCACCATCGTGGCCTCGCCGGCCTCCGACCCGGCCGGCTTCAAGTACCTGGCCCCGTACACCGGCTCGTCCATCGGCCAGCACTGGATGTACGGCGGCAAGCACGTCCTGATCGTCTTCGACGACCTGAGCAAGCAGGCCGAGGCGTACCGGGCCGTGTCGCTGCTGCTGCGCCGCCCGCCGGGCCGCGAGGCCTACCCGGGTGACGTCTTCTACCTGCACTCCCGGCTGCTGGAGCGCTGCGCCAAGCTCTCCGACGAGCTGGGCGGCGGCTCGATGACCGGTCTGCCGATCATCGAGACCAAGGCGAACGACATCTCGGCGTTCATCCCCACCAACGTCATCTCCATCACCGACGGCCAGATCTTCCTGGAGACCGACCTGTTCAACCAGGGCGTCCGGCCGGCCATCAACGTCGGCACCTCGGTCTCCCGGGTCGGTGGCGCCGCGCAGGTGAAGCCGATGCGGAAGGTGGCCGGTTCGCTGCGGCTCAACCTGGCCCAGTACCGCGAGCTGGAGGCGTTCGCCGCCTTCGCCTCCGACCTGGACCGGGCCTCCCGCGCCCAGCTGGACCGCGGCTCCCGCCTGGTCGAGCTGCTCAAGCAGCCGAACTACTCGCCGTACCCGGTGCAGGAGCAGGTCGTCTCCGTCTGGGCCGGCACCGAGGGCAAGCTCGACGACATCCCCGTCGGCGAGGTCCGCCGCTTCGAGTCGGAGTTCCTCCAGTACCTCCGGCACAAGCACGAGGGTGTCCTGGCCGGCATCGCCGACAACAAGTGGGACGACGACATCATCGCCTCGCTCGACTCGGCCATCACCGAGTTCAAGAAGGTCTTCCTGGGCAAGGAGGACGAGCACCGGATCAACGAGCCGGCCGCGCAGCCGCTGGAGGGCGAGGAGAACCGCGAGACGGTGACCCGCTTCCGCGACGGCTCGACCGACCGCCCGGCTGAGAGCTGA
- a CDS encoding cob(I)yrinic acid a,c-diamide adenosyltransferase: protein MAVHLTRIYTKAGDAGMTRLSNNEQVPKTDPRIAAYADVDECNAAIGVALALGQLPDELRAVLGSIQNDMFDVGADLATPVEPDPKYPPLRVTEEYVERLEGWCDEYNARLSKLDSFILPGGTAGAALLHVARTTARRAERAAWALVAHDPDRTSTLPAKYLNRLSDLLFILSRTANPDGDVLWVPGGKR, encoded by the coding sequence ATGGCCGTCCACCTCACGCGCATCTACACCAAGGCCGGCGACGCCGGCATGACCAGGCTGAGCAACAACGAGCAGGTGCCGAAGACCGATCCGCGGATCGCCGCGTACGCGGACGTGGACGAGTGCAACGCCGCCATCGGCGTCGCGCTCGCCCTTGGGCAGCTCCCCGACGAGCTGCGGGCGGTGCTGGGGTCGATCCAGAACGACATGTTCGACGTCGGCGCGGACCTGGCGACCCCCGTGGAGCCGGACCCGAAGTACCCGCCGCTGCGGGTGACCGAGGAGTACGTGGAGCGCCTCGAGGGCTGGTGCGACGAGTACAACGCGCGCCTGAGCAAGCTCGACTCCTTCATCCTCCCCGGCGGCACCGCTGGCGCGGCGCTGCTGCACGTGGCACGGACGACCGCCCGGCGCGCCGAGCGTGCGGCGTGGGCGCTGGTCGCGCACGACCCGGACCGGACCAGCACGCTCCCGGCAAAGTATCTCAACCGGCTCTCCGATCTGCTCTTTATCCTGTCAAGAACGGCAAATCCGGATGGGGATGTGCTATGGGTGCCGGGCGGCAAGCGTTGA
- a CDS encoding alpha/beta hydrolase: protein MAHLLTRRTLLGAAAGVAGAAVVGGLAARQLAEPRPGPAPAVPDAPAGDERLIRIRSGARDREVDFWTAVPEGYGDGRGLPVCLVLHGASATPRDYGRFGLARFLTDAVRRGAPPFALAGATGGRLSWRRSGDDDPQRMVREEVPTWCARRGFDSSRLAVWGWSMGGFGALLLAEAYPGWLRAVAAFSPAVRPGDAVFAGVDRLRGTPVGLWCGRQDNFLKDVRALARALPEPPARAAWADGRHNFAYWGTVIPDAFGLIGAALTPPRKT, encoded by the coding sequence ATGGCTCACCTCCTGACCCGGCGCACCCTGCTGGGCGCCGCAGCCGGCGTGGCCGGCGCCGCGGTGGTCGGCGGGCTCGCCGCGCGGCAACTGGCCGAGCCCCGGCCCGGGCCGGCGCCCGCCGTGCCCGACGCGCCGGCCGGGGACGAGCGCCTGATCCGCATCCGGTCCGGGGCCCGCGACCGCGAGGTGGACTTCTGGACGGCCGTGCCCGAGGGGTACGGCGACGGCCGCGGCCTGCCGGTCTGCCTGGTGCTGCACGGCGCCTCGGCCACGCCCCGCGACTACGGCCGGTTCGGGCTGGCCCGGTTCCTCACCGACGCGGTACGCCGTGGCGCCCCGCCCTTCGCGCTGGCCGGGGCCACCGGTGGCCGGCTCTCCTGGCGCCGCTCCGGCGACGACGACCCGCAGCGGATGGTCCGCGAGGAGGTGCCGACCTGGTGCGCCCGGCGGGGCTTCGACAGCAGCCGGCTCGCCGTGTGGGGCTGGTCGATGGGCGGGTTCGGCGCGCTGCTGCTCGCCGAGGCGTACCCCGGTTGGCTGCGCGCGGTGGCCGCCTTCTCCCCCGCGGTCCGCCCGGGCGACGCGGTCTTCGCCGGCGTGGACCGGCTGCGCGGCACCCCGGTCGGCCTCTGGTGCGGCCGGCAGGACAACTTCCTCAAGGACGTCCGCGCGCTGGCCCGGGCGCTGCCCGAGCCCCCGGCACGCGCCGCCTGGGCCGACGGCCGGCACAACTTCGCCTACTGGGGCACCGTGATCCCGGACGCGTTCGGCCTGATCGGCGCGGCCCTCACCCCGCCCCGGAAGACGTGA
- a CDS encoding VOC family protein translates to MGAGRQALTVGALHHVEVWVPDLAAARRSWGWLLGELGWTPYQDWPAGRSWRLGPTYLVLEESPALTGRAHDRCAPGLNHLAFHAGPPAAVDRLVAAAPGHGWELLFPDRHPHAGGPETYAAYLSDMQGYEVELVAGTG, encoded by the coding sequence ATGGGTGCCGGGCGGCAAGCGTTGACCGTCGGCGCGCTGCACCACGTGGAGGTGTGGGTACCCGATCTCGCCGCTGCCAGGCGTAGTTGGGGCTGGCTCCTCGGTGAACTGGGCTGGACGCCGTACCAGGACTGGCCGGCCGGCCGGTCCTGGCGGCTCGGCCCGACGTACCTGGTCCTGGAGGAGTCGCCGGCGCTCACCGGGCGCGCCCACGACCGGTGCGCGCCGGGCCTCAACCACCTGGCCTTCCACGCCGGCCCGCCGGCCGCCGTGGACCGGCTGGTCGCCGCCGCGCCCGGGCACGGGTGGGAGCTGCTCTTCCCGGACCGGCACCCGCACGCCGGCGGCCCGGAGACCTACGCCGCCTACCTCTCCGACATGCAGGGGTACGAGGTCGAACTGGTCGCCGGCACCGGCTGA
- a CDS encoding DUF2550 domain-containing protein, whose amino-acid sequence MEIVEGIGIGVAVVFAALLILFIRRALYTRSGGIIRLSVRVSTILDGRGWSPGFGRFVGDELRWYRMFSFALRPKRVLSRKTLAVERRRLPEGQERLSMPADWVILRCTSNHAPVEIAMARSTVTGFLSWLEAAPPGAVSPRLASQDWPAA is encoded by the coding sequence ATGGAGATCGTGGAAGGGATCGGAATCGGCGTCGCGGTCGTCTTCGCGGCGCTTCTGATCCTCTTCATCCGGCGGGCTCTCTACACCCGTAGCGGAGGCATCATCCGGCTCAGCGTCCGGGTGTCCACGATCCTCGACGGCCGAGGCTGGTCTCCCGGCTTCGGCCGTTTCGTCGGCGACGAACTCCGCTGGTACCGCATGTTCAGCTTCGCCCTGCGTCCCAAGCGGGTGCTCTCCCGCAAGACGCTGGCCGTGGAGCGGCGCCGGCTGCCCGAGGGCCAGGAACGGCTCTCCATGCCGGCCGACTGGGTGATCCTGCGCTGTACCAGCAACCACGCCCCGGTCGAGATCGCCATGGCGCGGTCCACGGTCACCGGCTTCCTCTCCTGGCTCGAGGCCGCCCCACCCGGGGCGGTCTCGCCGCGTCTGGCCTCCCAGGACTGGCCCGCCGCCTGA
- the atpD gene encoding F0F1 ATP synthase subunit beta → MTAPVETKTATGRVVRVIGPVVDAEFPRDAMPDLFNALHVDVTLSGGEKTLTLEVAQHLGDNVVRAISMQPTDGLVRGTEVRDTGAPISVPVGDTVKGHVFNAIGECLNLAEGETLSPDDHWQIHRKAPAFADLEPKTEMLETGIKVIDLLAPYVKGGKIGLFGGAGVGKTVLIQEMITRVARNFGGTSVFAGVGERTREGNDLIAEMTESGVIDKTALVYGQMDEPPGTRLRVALSALTMAEYFRDVKKQEVLLFIDNIFRFTQAGSEVSTLLGRMPSAVGYQPTLADEMGELQERITSVRGQAITSMQAIYVPADDYTDPAPATTFAHLDATTNLERSISDKGIYPAVDPLASSSRILAPEFVGQEHFAVATEVKRILQRYKDLQDIIAILGIEELSEEDKLTVGRARRIERFLSQNTYAAEQFTGVPGSTVPIKETIEAFKKISEGEYDHFPEQAFFMCGGLEDLEKKAKELSEG, encoded by the coding sequence ATGACTGCCCCAGTAGAGACCAAGACGGCCACGGGTCGCGTGGTCCGGGTCATCGGCCCGGTCGTCGACGCCGAGTTCCCGCGCGACGCCATGCCGGACCTGTTCAACGCCCTGCACGTGGACGTGACGCTCTCCGGCGGCGAGAAGACGCTGACCCTCGAGGTCGCCCAGCACCTGGGTGACAACGTGGTCCGCGCCATCTCGATGCAGCCGACCGACGGCCTGGTCCGCGGCACCGAGGTGCGGGACACGGGCGCGCCGATCAGCGTGCCGGTTGGCGACACCGTCAAGGGTCACGTGTTCAACGCGATCGGCGAGTGCCTCAACCTCGCCGAGGGCGAGACGCTCAGCCCGGACGACCACTGGCAGATCCACCGCAAGGCCCCGGCCTTCGCGGACCTGGAGCCGAAGACCGAGATGCTGGAGACCGGCATCAAGGTCATCGACCTGCTCGCCCCGTACGTCAAGGGCGGCAAGATCGGCCTCTTCGGCGGCGCGGGCGTGGGCAAGACGGTGCTCATCCAGGAGATGATCACCCGGGTTGCCCGCAACTTCGGTGGTACGTCGGTCTTCGCCGGCGTGGGTGAGCGCACCCGTGAGGGCAACGACCTCATCGCCGAGATGACCGAGTCCGGCGTCATCGACAAGACCGCGCTTGTCTACGGCCAGATGGACGAGCCGCCGGGCACCCGGCTGCGCGTCGCCCTCTCCGCGCTGACCATGGCGGAGTACTTCCGCGACGTGAAGAAGCAGGAGGTGCTGCTCTTCATCGACAACATCTTCCGCTTCACCCAGGCCGGTTCCGAGGTGTCCACCCTGCTCGGCCGCATGCCGAGCGCCGTGGGTTACCAGCCGACCCTGGCCGACGAGATGGGCGAGCTCCAGGAGCGGATCACCTCCGTCCGGGGCCAGGCCATCACCTCGATGCAGGCGATCTACGTGCCCGCCGACGACTACACCGACCCGGCGCCGGCCACCACGTTCGCCCACCTGGACGCGACCACCAACCTGGAGCGGTCGATCTCCGACAAGGGCATCTACCCGGCCGTGGACCCGCTGGCGTCCTCGTCCCGGATCCTCGCCCCGGAGTTCGTCGGCCAGGAGCACTTCGCGGTCGCCACCGAGGTGAAGCGGATCCTGCAGCGCTACAAGGACCTGCAGGACATCATCGCCATCCTCGGCATCGAGGAGCTCTCCGAGGAGGACAAGCTCACCGTGGGCCGGGCCCGCCGGATCGAGCGCTTCCTGTCGCAGAACACCTACGCCGCCGAGCAGTTCACCGGCGTGCCGGGCTCGACGGTTCCGATCAAGGAGACCATCGAGGCGTTCAAGAAGATCAGCGAGGGCGAGTACGACCACTTCCCCGAGCAGGCGTTCTTCATGTGCGGCGGTCTCGAGGACCTCGAGAAGAAGGCCAAGGAGCTGTCGGAGGGCTGA
- a CDS encoding F0F1 ATP synthase subunit epsilon: MAQQLHVELVAVEEKVWSGEAEMVVARTTEGELGVLPGHAPLLGQLAEPSQVRIKQAGGEQLAYDVAGGFLSVSGEGVTVLAESATPATPAR; this comes from the coding sequence GTGGCACAGCAGCTTCACGTCGAGCTCGTAGCCGTCGAGGAGAAGGTCTGGTCCGGTGAGGCCGAGATGGTCGTCGCCCGGACGACCGAGGGCGAGCTGGGTGTCCTGCCGGGGCACGCGCCGCTGCTCGGCCAGCTCGCGGAGCCCAGCCAGGTCCGCATCAAGCAGGCCGGTGGCGAGCAGCTCGCGTACGACGTGGCGGGCGGCTTCCTGTCGGTGTCCGGTGAGGGCGTGACAGTCCTCGCCGAGAGCGCCACCCCGGCCACTCCGGCGCGCTGA
- a CDS encoding F0F1 ATP synthase subunit gamma — translation MAAQVRVLRQRIRSAKGMKKITKAMELVATSRIAKAQAKVAASLPYAEAITGVLTALASNARVDHPLLTPRERVRRAGVLLVTSDRGLAGGYSSNAIRTAESLIARLRADGKEPVLYVIGRKGVGFYRFRNREIAASWTGFSEQPAFSDAREVGETLIKAFTAGADDAEGHAGADGIAGVDELHIVYTEFKSLMTQNPVARIIGPLQIEDRPRSEGLLPAYEFEPDAEALLDALLPKYINTRIYAALLESAASESAARRRAMKSATDNAEEMIEKYTREMNSARQAGITQEISEIVGGANALAASGSEV, via the coding sequence ATGGCCGCCCAGGTTCGCGTTCTCCGGCAGCGGATCCGTTCCGCCAAGGGGATGAAGAAGATCACCAAGGCGATGGAGCTCGTCGCGACGAGCCGCATCGCCAAGGCTCAGGCCAAGGTGGCCGCCTCGCTGCCGTACGCCGAGGCGATCACCGGCGTGCTGACGGCGCTGGCCTCGAACGCGCGGGTCGACCACCCGCTGCTCACCCCGCGCGAGCGGGTGCGGCGGGCGGGCGTCCTGCTGGTCACCTCCGACCGTGGCCTGGCCGGCGGCTACAGCTCGAACGCGATCCGGACCGCCGAGTCGCTGATCGCCCGGCTGCGGGCCGACGGCAAGGAGCCCGTGCTCTACGTCATCGGCCGCAAGGGCGTGGGCTTCTACCGGTTCCGCAACCGGGAGATCGCCGCGAGCTGGACGGGCTTCTCGGAGCAGCCGGCCTTCTCCGACGCCCGCGAGGTGGGTGAGACGCTGATCAAGGCGTTCACCGCCGGGGCGGACGACGCGGAGGGTCACGCCGGGGCCGACGGGATCGCCGGTGTCGACGAGCTGCACATCGTCTACACCGAGTTCAAGTCGCTCATGACGCAGAACCCGGTCGCCCGGATCATCGGGCCGCTGCAGATCGAGGACCGCCCGCGGTCCGAGGGCCTGCTGCCGGCGTACGAGTTCGAGCCGGACGCGGAGGCGCTGCTCGACGCGCTGCTGCCGAAGTACATCAACACGCGGATCTACGCGGCGTTGCTGGAGTCGGCGGCCAGCGAGTCGGCGGCCCGTCGGCGGGCGATGAAGAGCGCCACCGACAACGCCGAAGAGATGATCGAGAAGTACACGCGTGAGATGAACTCGGCCCGCCAGGCCGGGATCACCCAGGAGATCAGCGAGATCGTCGGCGGCGCGAACGCGCTGGCCGCGTCGGGAAGTGAAGTGTGA
- the murA gene encoding UDP-N-acetylglucosamine 1-carboxyvinyltransferase, translated as MTHSLRIPDLTIPARPARTAWPVGVGPGDAGDPAVNDVDVIRVLGEARLAGTVHVVGAKNSALKLMAAALLAPGRSVITNVPRITDIAIMGEVLRRLGCVVRFAADDPVDPMVARGGVERSRSVVIDVPEQPGAEADYDLVRRLRASICVLGPLLARRRYVRVAHPGGDAIGSRGLDMHIAGLARMGAEISGEHGFVIAEAADGLHGADILLDFPSVGATENLVMAAVLARGATTIDNAAREPEIVDICTMLNRMGARIEGAGTSTLHITGVPELRPVRHATVGDRIVAGTWAFAAAMTRGDVTVTGVDPAFLEVALDKLVSAGGLVETRGGAFRVRMDDRPKAVDVVTLPFPGFATDLLPMAIGLAAVSDGASLITENIFDGRFMFANEMMRLGADIRTDGHHALVCGHDRLSGAPVRATDIRAGAGLIIAGLCADGVTEVSHVHHVDRGYPDFVADLRALGVEVERGTAPDEPDLAI; from the coding sequence ATGACGCACAGCCTACGGATACCGGACCTGACGATCCCGGCGCGGCCGGCCCGCACGGCCTGGCCGGTCGGGGTGGGGCCGGGTGACGCCGGCGACCCGGCGGTCAACGACGTCGACGTCATCCGGGTGCTCGGTGAGGCCCGGCTGGCCGGCACCGTGCACGTGGTCGGGGCGAAGAACTCGGCGTTGAAGCTGATGGCGGCGGCGCTGCTCGCCCCTGGGCGCAGCGTGATCACCAACGTCCCCCGGATCACCGACATCGCCATCATGGGGGAGGTGCTGCGCCGGCTCGGCTGCGTCGTACGCTTCGCCGCCGACGACCCGGTCGACCCCATGGTGGCCCGCGGCGGGGTGGAACGGTCCCGGTCGGTGGTGATCGACGTGCCGGAGCAGCCGGGCGCGGAGGCCGACTACGACCTGGTCCGCCGGCTGCGCGCGTCGATCTGCGTGCTCGGGCCGCTGCTGGCCCGCCGGCGGTACGTGCGGGTGGCCCACCCCGGCGGGGATGCCATCGGCTCCCGCGGCCTGGACATGCACATCGCCGGGCTGGCCCGGATGGGCGCGGAGATCTCCGGCGAGCACGGCTTCGTCATCGCCGAGGCCGCGGACGGGCTGCACGGCGCGGACATCCTGCTGGACTTCCCGAGCGTCGGCGCCACCGAGAACCTGGTGATGGCGGCGGTGCTGGCCCGGGGCGCCACGACTATCGACAACGCGGCCCGGGAGCCGGAGATCGTCGACATCTGCACCATGCTGAACCGGATGGGCGCCCGGATCGAGGGGGCCGGCACGTCGACCCTGCACATCACCGGTGTGCCCGAGTTGCGCCCGGTCCGGCACGCCACGGTGGGGGACCGGATCGTCGCCGGGACGTGGGCGTTCGCCGCCGCGATGACCCGCGGCGACGTGACCGTGACCGGCGTGGACCCGGCCTTCCTGGAGGTCGCGCTGGACAAGCTGGTCTCGGCCGGCGGCCTGGTGGAGACCCGGGGCGGCGCCTTCCGGGTACGCATGGACGACCGGCCGAAGGCCGTCGACGTGGTCACCCTGCCCTTTCCGGGCTTCGCCACCGACCTGCTGCCGATGGCGATCGGGCTGGCCGCGGTCAGCGACGGGGCCTCGCTGATCACCGAGAACATCTTCGACGGCCGGTTCATGTTCGCCAACGAGATGATGCGGCTCGGCGCGGACATCAGGACCGACGGCCACCACGCCCTGGTCTGCGGCCACGACCGCCTCTCCGGCGCCCCGGTACGCGCCACCGACATCCGGGCCGGCGCCGGTCTGATCATCGCCGGGCTCTGCGCCGACGGGGTCACCGAGGTCTCCCACGTGCACCACGTCGACCGCGGCTATCCGGACTTCGTGGCCGACCTGCGGGCCCTCGGCGTCGAGGTGGAACGCGGCACGGCGCCCGACGAACCGGACCTCGCCATCTGA
- a CDS encoding LCP family protein: MLVGGKADTDRGKRSLWRGVPRWARVCTILGVVMMVLSGSVLVGYHALVARYEGAVGKGDLFGDQAAGAKEKKSDIKGPLNILLVGVDPRNSKARPLADSIMILHVPAGMDRGYLFSLPRDLRVEIPAFPKADYSGGTDRLNAAMSHGSAVPGQNPSAAQGFELLARTVQQVTGIQRFDAGAIINFTGFKKIVDAMGGVDMYIERDVKSEHLQPDGTPRQLRPGGGSYLGPQAEYKKGNAHLNGWQALDYVRQRYPRNGVPDADYGRQRHQQQFVKAMVSQAFSADVVANPVKLDRVLRAAGQSLVFNGRGNSVVDFALALKGIRADSIETIKLPGGPVETGRGYQGERLLPPAEDFFAALRNEQVDAFLLEHPDFKQKSK; the protein is encoded by the coding sequence ATGCTCGTGGGTGGTAAGGCCGACACGGACCGCGGCAAGCGGTCCCTGTGGCGTGGCGTGCCGCGGTGGGCCCGCGTCTGCACCATCCTCGGCGTGGTCATGATGGTGCTCAGCGGCTCCGTGCTGGTGGGCTATCACGCGCTGGTCGCCCGCTACGAGGGCGCGGTCGGCAAGGGCGACCTCTTCGGCGACCAGGCGGCCGGGGCCAAGGAGAAGAAGAGCGACATCAAGGGCCCGCTGAACATCCTGCTGGTGGGCGTCGACCCCCGCAACTCGAAGGCCCGCCCCCTCGCCGACTCGATCATGATCCTGCACGTGCCGGCCGGCATGGACCGCGGCTACCTCTTCTCGCTGCCCCGCGACCTGCGGGTCGAGATCCCCGCCTTCCCGAAGGCCGACTACTCCGGCGGCACCGACCGGCTCAACGCCGCCATGTCGCACGGCAGCGCCGTCCCCGGGCAGAACCCGAGCGCGGCGCAGGGCTTCGAGTTGCTCGCCAGGACCGTGCAGCAGGTCACCGGGATCCAGCGCTTCGACGCCGGCGCGATCATCAACTTCACCGGCTTCAAGAAGATCGTCGACGCCATGGGCGGCGTCGACATGTACATCGAGCGGGACGTCAAGTCCGAGCACCTCCAGCCCGACGGCACCCCGCGTCAGCTCCGGCCGGGCGGCGGGAGCTACCTCGGCCCGCAGGCCGAGTACAAGAAGGGCAACGCCCACCTCAACGGCTGGCAGGCGCTGGACTACGTCCGGCAGCGCTACCCGCGCAACGGCGTACCGGACGCCGACTACGGCCGGCAGCGGCACCAGCAGCAGTTCGTCAAGGCGATGGTGAGCCAGGCGTTCAGCGCGGACGTGGTGGCCAACCCCGTGAAGCTGGACCGGGTGCTGCGCGCGGCCGGCCAGTCGCTGGTCTTCAACGGCCGGGGCAACAGCGTGGTCGACTTCGCCCTCGCCCTGAAGGGCATCCGGGCCGACTCGATCGAGACCATCAAGCTGCCCGGCGGCCCGGTCGAGACCGGCCGGGGATACCAGGGGGAACGGCTGCTGCCCCCCGCCGAGGACTTCTTCGCGGCGCTGCGCAACGAGCAGGTCGACGCGTTCCTGCTGGAGCACCCCGACTTCAAGCAGAAGAGCAAGTAG